A genomic window from Candidatus Hydrogenedentota bacterium includes:
- a CDS encoding DUF2961 domain-containing protein: MKKLPAFCLAACLLVSLGAAAEAPLYAPPPEGGDSLWASFENPGMKKGAGAMSNRGGKGAAFRPVAAGETVTLLETAGPGTLRRMWMTLATRTPEALRAYVLRMYWDGAATPAVEAPLGDFFCAVLGRMEPLENDYFSSPEGRSLVCTVPMPFRAGAKVTFSNESGEDLPQLFYDINCTLGDAHPEGTLYFHAAWRRENRTQLGRDFEILPKVEGRGRFLGAHIGVVGNPSYSGWFGEGEVKMYVDGDTEWPTIAGTGTEDYIGTAYGQKEFIGRQSGCLVSDDQRRVWTFYRYHGPDPVYFHRDIRVTLQQMGGADKVQVLKMVEQGAELRPVTIEGAPLLEGDAPLPLDDPSLPATGWTNFFRRDDVCAAALFYLDRPENGLPRLAPAAERTAALPPVK, encoded by the coding sequence ATGAAGAAACTCCCCGCCTTTTGTCTCGCGGCGTGTCTGCTGGTTTCCCTGGGCGCGGCGGCGGAAGCGCCCCTCTACGCCCCGCCCCCGGAGGGGGGGGACTCCCTCTGGGCGAGCTTTGAGAACCCCGGCATGAAAAAGGGCGCGGGTGCCATGAGCAACCGCGGCGGCAAGGGCGCGGCCTTTCGTCCCGTGGCGGCGGGCGAGACGGTGACCCTGCTGGAAACCGCCGGTCCGGGCACGCTCCGGCGGATGTGGATGACCCTGGCGACGCGCACGCCGGAGGCCCTGCGCGCGTATGTGCTGCGCATGTACTGGGACGGGGCGGCGACCCCGGCGGTGGAGGCGCCCCTGGGCGACTTCTTCTGCGCGGTCCTGGGGCGCATGGAACCCCTGGAAAACGACTACTTCAGCAGCCCCGAGGGCCGCTCGCTGGTCTGCACGGTCCCCATGCCCTTCCGCGCGGGCGCAAAGGTCACCTTCTCCAATGAGTCCGGCGAGGACCTTCCCCAGCTCTTCTACGACATCAACTGCACCCTGGGCGACGCGCACCCGGAGGGCACGCTCTACTTCCACGCCGCGTGGCGGCGGGAAAACCGCACGCAGCTCGGCCGCGACTTTGAGATCCTGCCGAAGGTGGAGGGGCGGGGGCGCTTTCTCGGCGCGCACATCGGCGTGGTGGGCAACCCCTCCTATTCCGGCTGGTTCGGCGAGGGCGAGGTGAAAATGTACGTGGACGGCGACACAGAATGGCCCACCATCGCGGGCACGGGCACGGAGGATTACATCGGCACGGCCTATGGCCAGAAGGAGTTCATCGGGCGGCAGTCGGGGTGCCTCGTGTCGGACGACCAGCGCCGGGTTTGGACCTTTTACAGGTACCATGGCCCCGATCCTGTATACTTCCACCGGGATATCCGCGTCACCCTCCAGCAGATGGGCGGCGCGGACAAGGTCCAGGTGCTGAAGATGGTCGAGCAGGGCGCCGAGCTGAGGCCCGTCACCATCGAGGGCGCGCCCCTCCTGGAGGGCGACGCGCCCCTGCCGCTGGATGACCCCTCGCTCCCCGCCACGGGGTGGACGAATTTTTTCCGCCGTGACGATGTGTGCGCCGCGGCATTGTTCTATTTGGACCGGCCCGAAAACGGGCTTCCGCGCCTCGCGCCCGCGGCGGAGCGCACGGCGGCCCTGCCGCCGGTGAAGTGA
- a CDS encoding response regulator: MAAKTILVVDDEPDVVSLLETTLKAEGFNVLMAYDGIAALDLCTTERPDLVLLDLMMPMMSGYEVCEQIKANPLTKNIPVLCISSAHTPEARAQCFRAGAAELLKKPFFPAELVAQIGRHLKAADDLI, encoded by the coding sequence ATGGCCGCAAAGACGATTCTTGTGGTGGACGATGAGCCGGATGTCGTGTCGCTCCTGGAGACCACGCTGAAGGCGGAGGGGTTCAACGTCCTGATGGCCTATGACGGCATCGCCGCGCTGGACCTCTGCACGACGGAGCGCCCGGACCTGGTGCTGCTGGACCTCATGATGCCCATGATGAGCGGCTACGAGGTGTGCGAGCAGATCAAGGCAAACCCCCTCACGAAGAACATCCCGGTGCTGTGCATCTCCTCCGCCCACACGCCGGAGGCGCGGGCGCAGTGTTTCCGCGCGGGCGCCGCAGAGCTGCTCAAGAAGCCCTTCTTCCCCGCGGAACTGGTCGCCCAGATCGGGCGGCATCTCAAGGCGGCAGACGACCTGATTTAG
- a CDS encoding Gfo/Idh/MocA family oxidoreductase: MENETRVPRRRFIQAAAAAMPAAAALSSCATARPRVAAPSGTITLGVIGAGPRCRHVLPQMLTHPDVRCVAVADVRRDRRNSAKAFVDKTHGAKDCAVYRDFRELLARGDIDAVLIATGDRWHAPASILAAEAGKDVYSEKPCGLTIANCQALADTMRRTGRVFQAGTQRRSVANFQKAVELAHSGKLGRIHTLHATAYVPEIKTAWLPGGPTPAPDDVDWNLWLGPAPWRPYNPEYLNGGWRAHWDFESGARLLDWGAHTVDLCQWANRADGTVPLSYEPDETGITARYANGVTLRLHFLKTPFEERPGWIQALGTCPVRFEGDEGWVEVGDSGGIELSSDALKTELAGLPKVENGIDVLAHTRNFLDCVKSRGATAANPGVMRRSHIACHAAALSWILGRKLEMDPKTETFLRDDEANRLRTRPERDWTV, encoded by the coding sequence ATGGAAAACGAAACCCGTGTCCCCCGCCGCCGGTTCATCCAGGCCGCCGCCGCGGCCATGCCTGCGGCCGCCGCCCTCTCCTCCTGCGCCACCGCGCGCCCGCGCGTGGCGGCCCCAAGCGGCACCATCACGCTGGGCGTCATCGGCGCGGGCCCCCGCTGCCGCCACGTGCTGCCCCAGATGCTGACCCATCCCGACGTGCGCTGCGTGGCCGTGGCCGATGTGCGGCGGGACCGGCGGAACTCCGCCAAGGCCTTTGTGGACAAGACCCACGGCGCAAAGGACTGCGCCGTCTACCGCGACTTCCGCGAACTGCTCGCGCGCGGCGACATTGACGCCGTCCTCATCGCCACCGGCGACCGGTGGCACGCCCCGGCCTCCATCCTCGCGGCGGAGGCGGGCAAGGATGTGTACAGCGAGAAGCCCTGCGGGCTGACCATCGCCAACTGCCAGGCGCTGGCCGACACCATGCGGCGCACGGGCCGCGTCTTCCAGGCGGGCACCCAGCGGCGCAGCGTGGCCAATTTCCAGAAGGCCGTGGAGCTCGCGCATTCCGGAAAACTCGGCCGTATCCACACGCTCCACGCCACCGCCTACGTCCCCGAGATCAAGACCGCCTGGCTGCCCGGCGGGCCCACACCCGCCCCGGACGACGTGGACTGGAACCTCTGGCTCGGACCCGCGCCGTGGCGGCCCTACAACCCCGAATATCTCAACGGCGGCTGGCGCGCCCACTGGGATTTCGAGTCGGGCGCGCGCCTGCTCGACTGGGGCGCCCACACCGTGGACCTCTGCCAGTGGGCCAACCGCGCCGACGGCACGGTGCCGCTGTCCTATGAACCCGATGAGACGGGCATCACGGCGCGGTACGCCAACGGCGTCACCCTGCGCCTCCACTTCCTGAAGACGCCCTTCGAGGAGCGCCCGGGATGGATTCAGGCGCTGGGCACCTGCCCCGTGCGCTTCGAGGGCGACGAGGGATGGGTGGAGGTGGGCGACAGCGGCGGCATCGAGCTGTCCTCCGACGCGCTGAAAACGGAGCTTGCCGGCCTGCCGAAGGTCGAAAACGGCATAGACGTCCTCGCCCACACCCGGAACTTTCTCGACTGCGTGAAATCGCGCGGCGCAACGGCGGCCAACCCCGGGGTCATGCGCCGCTCCCACATCGCCTGCCACGCCGCCGCCCTCTCCTGGATCCTCGGCCGAAAACTGGAGATGGACCCCAAAACCGAGACCTTCCTCCGCGACGACGAGGCCAACCGCCTGCGCACCCGCCCCGAGCGCGACTGGACGGTGTAG
- a CDS encoding 3'(2'),5'-bisphosphate nucleotidase, with product MFWTNSQDAAMVAFLRDAARLARMVRDELAPASLTKEDRSPVTVADFSVQALAGMRLGAAYPGVPIVGEESSALLKGPGGAESLRQVVGYVRRFQERATSRQVCDWIDRGGGSPCGKFWVLDPVDGTKGFLRGGQYAVSLGLIEDGVVTLGGLACPALGLDGEPGNGVIAVARRGRGAVIVPLDAPEFCRPIRVSPCADPRRAVLLRSFESGHTNVDRTEAVIRHLGMKAPAVPMDSQTKYAMLAAGYGDLILRMPSPEAPDYREKIWDHAGGVVVLEEAGGRVTDIEGNPYDFTRGRRLEGNVGLLASNGALHAAALEAIRRTADSG from the coding sequence ATGTTCTGGACAAACAGCCAAGACGCGGCCATGGTCGCCTTTTTGCGCGACGCGGCCCGGCTGGCGCGGATGGTGCGCGACGAGCTCGCCCCCGCCTCGCTGACCAAGGAGGACCGGTCTCCGGTGACGGTGGCCGACTTCTCGGTGCAGGCGCTGGCGGGGATGCGCCTCGGCGCGGCCTATCCCGGCGTGCCCATCGTGGGCGAGGAGAGCAGCGCCCTGCTGAAGGGCCCCGGCGGCGCGGAATCCCTCAGGCAGGTCGTCGGCTATGTGCGGCGCTTTCAGGAGCGGGCGACGTCCAGGCAGGTGTGCGACTGGATAGACCGCGGCGGCGGCAGCCCCTGCGGAAAGTTCTGGGTTCTCGACCCCGTGGACGGCACCAAGGGCTTCCTCCGGGGCGGGCAGTACGCCGTCTCCCTCGGACTCATCGAGGACGGCGTGGTCACCCTGGGCGGCCTCGCCTGCCCGGCCCTCGGCCTCGACGGCGAGCCGGGCAACGGCGTCATCGCCGTGGCCCGACGGGGCAGGGGCGCCGTCATCGTCCCGCTGGACGCGCCGGAATTCTGCCGCCCCATCCGCGTGTCGCCCTGCGCCGACCCGCGCCGCGCCGTGCTCCTGCGCTCCTTCGAGTCGGGCCACACCAACGTGGACCGCACCGAGGCCGTCATCCGCCACCTCGGCATGAAGGCCCCCGCCGTGCCCATGGACAGCCAGACAAAATACGCCATGCTCGCAGCGGGCTACGGCGACCTCATCCTGCGCATGCCCTCGCCGGAGGCCCCCGACTACCGCGAGAAGATCTGGGACCACGCCGGCGGAGTCGTCGTGCTGGAGGAGGCCGGCGGCCGCGTCACCGACATCGAGGGCAACCCCTACGACTTCACCCGGGGCCGCCGCCTGGAGGGGAACGTGGGCCTCCTCGCCTCGAACGGCGCCCTGCACGCCGCCGCCCTGGAGGCCATCCGCCGCACGGCGGATTCCGGGTAG